One genomic window of Haloferax mediterranei ATCC 33500 includes the following:
- a CDS encoding DUF555 domain-containing protein produces the protein MDCRVVVEAAVPVYDVETEDEAIRIAISKTGEMLNPDLKYVEINMGSRTAPSDDSLPVFIVADEALVALELEMTVFNVEQEEHASRIARKEIGERLENIPLKVLSVERLDDEPKETDGDGTDEDLIPDFDDLVEDR, from the coding sequence ATGGACTGCAGAGTCGTCGTCGAGGCCGCGGTCCCGGTGTACGACGTGGAAACCGAAGACGAGGCGATTCGTATCGCCATCTCCAAAACGGGTGAGATGCTCAACCCCGACCTGAAATACGTCGAAATAAACATGGGTTCCCGCACTGCCCCGAGTGACGACTCGCTTCCTGTGTTTATCGTCGCGGACGAAGCCCTCGTCGCGCTCGAACTCGAAATGACTGTGTTCAACGTCGAACAGGAAGAACACGCATCTCGAATCGCTCGCAAGGAGATTGGGGAGCGTCTCGAAAACATTCCACTAAAGGTACTCTCTGTCGAGCGGCTCGACGACGAACCGAAAGAGACGGACGGCGACGGTACCGATGAAGACCTCATTCCCGATTTCGACGACCTGGTCGAAGACCGCTGA
- a CDS encoding DUF7836 family putative zinc-binding protein translates to MVEAFVRLLCPECGKDWETNPTELPAHRDNFSCQGCGVTRRTAEFMRTERDLQTLKQFE, encoded by the coding sequence ATGGTTGAAGCGTTCGTCCGACTCTTGTGCCCCGAATGTGGAAAGGACTGGGAGACGAATCCGACCGAACTCCCCGCTCACCGTGACAACTTCTCGTGTCAGGGATGCGGAGTGACGCGGCGTACTGCTGAATTCATGCGAACGGAGCGTGACCTCCAGACGCTCAAACAGTTCGAGTAA
- a CDS encoding DNA-3-methyladenine glycosylase family protein yields METGVIDLATLDGAFDLQSTLESGQTYLWDRPDGKMYERDAAHGGDAWYQTIVPPLDGVSDESAVVRVRQMDGTLEWKSNLDAVPLLRHLLRLDDDLDAIVDAMPDEPLVRRAYDAYPGMRLVRDPPFGCLISFICSAQMRVSRIFGMQSRLRETYGEAVEFDGETYYAYPTPERLAETTEAELRDLSLGYRAPYVQRTAEMVATGEATPSEALGRDYEDARDYLTNFVGVGDKVADCILLFSLDYLEAVPLDTWIRSAIEDHYPDCDRGNYTETSRAIRDRLGGEYAGYTQTYVFHYLRSGGE; encoded by the coding sequence ATGGAGACGGGTGTCATTGACCTCGCGACCCTCGACGGCGCGTTCGACCTCCAGTCGACCTTAGAGAGCGGTCAGACGTACCTCTGGGACCGCCCCGACGGAAAGATGTACGAACGTGACGCGGCCCACGGCGGGGACGCGTGGTACCAGACGATTGTGCCGCCCCTCGACGGCGTCTCGGACGAATCAGCGGTTGTCCGCGTCCGGCAGATGGACGGGACACTGGAATGGAAGTCGAACCTCGACGCCGTCCCGCTGCTGCGGCACCTCCTTCGTCTCGACGACGACCTCGACGCAATCGTCGACGCGATGCCGGACGAACCGCTGGTTCGCCGGGCCTACGACGCCTACCCCGGCATGCGTCTCGTCCGCGACCCGCCGTTCGGCTGTCTCATCTCGTTCATTTGCTCGGCGCAGATGCGCGTCTCGCGAATCTTCGGGATGCAGTCGCGTCTCCGCGAGACCTACGGCGAGGCCGTCGAGTTCGACGGTGAGACGTACTACGCCTACCCGACACCAGAACGTCTCGCCGAGACCACAGAGGCCGAACTGCGTGACCTCAGCCTCGGCTATCGCGCCCCCTACGTCCAGCGGACGGCCGAGATGGTTGCGACGGGCGAAGCGACGCCCTCGGAAGCACTCGGACGCGACTACGAGGACGCCCGCGACTACCTGACGAACTTCGTCGGTGTCGGCGACAAGGTAGCCGATTGCATACTCTTGTTCTCGCTCGACTATCTCGAAGCCGTCCCGCTCGACACGTGGATTCGCTCCGCAATCGAAGACCACTATCCGGACTGCGACCGGGGCAACTACACTGAGACCTCACGTGCCATTCGGGACCGACTCGGCGGCGAATACGCCGGGTACACACAGACCTACGTGTTCCATTATCTCCGGTCCGGCGGCGAATAG
- a CDS encoding translation initiation factor IF-2 subunit beta has translation MDYDEQLDRALSETPDVAESGDRFTVPDPTVRQEGNVTVYENFAETYDRLARDADHVVKFFQSELGTSAQIDDKGRARFTGEFRQRRIAEALEDYVESFVLCSECGSPDTRIVTEQGADVLKCDACGALSAIPDI, from the coding sequence ATGGACTACGACGAGCAATTGGACCGGGCGCTTTCGGAGACGCCGGATGTCGCAGAAAGTGGCGACCGTTTTACCGTCCCCGACCCGACGGTCCGGCAGGAGGGCAACGTCACGGTCTACGAGAACTTCGCGGAGACGTACGACCGACTCGCACGCGATGCAGACCACGTCGTGAAGTTCTTCCAGTCAGAACTGGGGACGAGCGCGCAGATTGACGACAAGGGGCGAGCACGGTTTACCGGCGAGTTTAGGCAGCGCCGAATCGCCGAGGCACTCGAAGACTATGTCGAGTCGTTCGTTCTGTGCAGTGAGTGCGGTTCGCCTGACACGCGTATAGTCACCGAACAGGGTGCCGACGTGTTGAAGTGTGACGCGTGCGGTGCGCTCTCTGCCATTCCTGATATCTGA
- a CDS encoding transcription initiation factor IIB, which yields MSDITTRTYSTDAKARDVTSRESEQDERQEEEEQVCPECGGNLVQDDEHGETVCQECGLVVEDTVVDRGPEWRAFDASERDSKSRVGAPTTKMMHDKGLSTNIGWQNKDAYGKSLSPRQREQMQRLRTWNERFRTRDSKERNLKQALGEIDRMASALGLPENVRETASVIYRRALNDDLLPGRSIEGVATAALYGAARMADTPRSLDELEKVSRVDKMELTRTYRYIVRELKLEIKPADPEQYVPRFASELDLSDEAERQARQLLRDAKETGIHSGKSPVGLAAAAVYAAALLTNEKVTQSEVSKVADISEVTIRNRYKELLEVQDGSLLG from the coding sequence ATGAGCGATATTACCACCCGAACCTACAGTACCGACGCAAAGGCCCGGGACGTAACCTCCCGCGAGTCCGAGCAAGACGAGCGACAGGAAGAAGAGGAACAGGTATGCCCTGAGTGTGGCGGCAATCTCGTCCAAGACGACGAACACGGCGAAACCGTCTGTCAAGAGTGTGGTCTTGTCGTCGAGGACACTGTCGTCGACCGCGGTCCCGAGTGGCGCGCATTCGACGCCTCCGAGCGAGACAGCAAGTCTCGCGTCGGTGCGCCGACCACGAAGATGATGCACGACAAGGGGCTTTCGACCAACATCGGCTGGCAGAACAAAGACGCCTACGGCAAGTCCCTCTCGCCGCGCCAGCGCGAGCAGATGCAGCGTCTCCGTACTTGGAACGAGCGCTTCCGCACTCGCGACTCCAAGGAACGGAACCTCAAGCAGGCACTCGGCGAAATCGACCGCATGGCCTCGGCCCTCGGTCTCCCGGAGAACGTCCGCGAGACCGCATCGGTCATCTACCGCCGTGCCCTCAACGACGACCTGCTCCCCGGCCGTTCCATCGAGGGCGTTGCCACCGCGGCGCTGTACGGTGCCGCCCGCATGGCGGACACCCCTCGCTCGCTCGACGAACTGGAGAAAGTCTCCCGCGTCGATAAGATGGAACTCACCCGGACGTACCGCTATATCGTCCGCGAGCTGAAGCTCGAAATCAAGCCCGCGGACCCCGAACAGTACGTCCCGCGGTTCGCCAGCGAGCTCGACCTCTCCGACGAGGCGGAGCGGCAGGCACGACAGCTCCTCCGCGACGCGAAAGAGACGGGTATCCACTCCGGTAAGTCGCCGGTCGGTCTCGCCGCCGCCGCGGTCTACGCGGCCGCCTTGCTCACCAACGAGAAGGTGACCCAGAGTGAGGTCTCGAAAGTCGCCGACATCTCCGAAGTGACTATCCGAAACCGCTACAAGGAGCTTCTCGAAGTACAGGACGGAAGCCTGCTCGGATAA
- the corA gene encoding magnesium/cobalt transporter CorA: MISALVYDDGGVTNYDETELNAARNAEGTTWVRATIADDFERVAETFGIHPLTVEDVRNDSRPKTEEYDEYTFVIVRVAILRKGEQIFEEEVQTNPVGLCFGDDWLVTLTRQELTPIDRVWEAIEQEKRRMLRFGPDFVAYRVVDRTVDEYFDLLDEVGEEIELIEDSLLEGANPEVLEGLNAVRRDLLSFRKTVWPTREAAGVLARGDPEYVREETEKYYRDVYDHLVEVVDLTETYRELARGARDIYLNTLSQSTNEVMKTLTVVATIILPLTLVVGIYGMNFDPTASAFNMPELGWEYGYVATMLGMALVSTILLVYFQIENWL; the protein is encoded by the coding sequence GAGACGGAGCTAAACGCAGCGCGCAACGCTGAGGGAACGACGTGGGTTCGAGCGACTATAGCGGACGATTTCGAGCGCGTCGCGGAGACGTTCGGAATCCACCCACTAACCGTCGAAGACGTGCGGAACGACTCCCGTCCCAAGACCGAAGAATACGACGAGTACACGTTCGTCATCGTCCGAGTGGCGATACTTCGGAAAGGAGAGCAGATATTCGAAGAGGAGGTTCAGACGAACCCCGTCGGGCTCTGTTTCGGTGATGATTGGCTCGTCACCCTCACACGTCAGGAGTTAACGCCCATTGACAGAGTGTGGGAGGCCATCGAACAAGAGAAACGTCGGATGCTCCGATTTGGACCGGACTTCGTGGCCTACCGCGTCGTCGACCGGACCGTCGACGAGTACTTCGACCTATTGGATGAAGTTGGAGAAGAAATCGAACTCATCGAGGATAGTCTCTTAGAGGGAGCAAACCCAGAAGTTCTCGAAGGGTTGAATGCAGTCAGACGTGACCTACTCTCGTTTCGAAAAACGGTGTGGCCCACACGTGAAGCCGCAGGCGTACTCGCCCGTGGCGACCCGGAGTACGTCCGCGAGGAGACAGAGAAATACTACCGGGACGTATACGACCACCTCGTCGAAGTAGTCGACCTCACGGAGACGTACCGCGAACTCGCACGCGGAGCCCGAGATATCTACCTAAATACGCTTTCGCAGTCCACAAACGAGGTGATGAAGACGCTCACCGTCGTCGCAACTATCATCCTCCCGCTCACGCTCGTGGTCGGAATCTACGGGATGAATTTCGACCCCACCGCGTCAGCGTTCAATATGCCCGAACTCGGCTGGGAATACGGCTACGTGGCCACGATGCTCGGAATGGCTCTCGTCTCGACGATCTTACTCGTCTATTTTCAGATAGAGAACTGGCTCTAA
- a CDS encoding UPF0058 family protein, whose protein sequence is MKKQELIHLHGLLAEVHTQIEAWEDEKFSLAEYNELGVRPTSIHKSKTDHKAAVFKLAKGITGAMREAEPEPIAPQAD, encoded by the coding sequence ATGAAGAAGCAGGAACTCATCCACCTGCACGGCCTGCTCGCAGAAGTGCACACCCAGATTGAGGCGTGGGAAGACGAGAAATTCAGTCTTGCCGAGTATAACGAACTCGGCGTACGACCGACATCTATCCACAAATCTAAGACGGACCACAAAGCAGCCGTGTTTAAATTGGCAAAAGGAATCACCGGAGCGATGCGCGAAGCCGAACCAGAACCAATCGCTCCACAAGCCGACTGA